One genomic window of Caballeronia sp. SBC1 includes the following:
- a CDS encoding zinc-dependent alcohol dehydrogenase has protein sequence MKSKMQAAVVEAFGKPLVLKEVDIPTPGTGQVLVRTEACGVCHTDLHAANGDWPLKPTLPFIPGHEGIGIVTAIGAGVTAVNEGDRVGVPWLYSACGHCEYCLAAREPVCAEAQFGGYTKNGGFAEYILADPNYVARIPAHLAARDAAPLICAGITSYKGIKETQARPGEWVVISGVGGLGHLGIQYAKAMGLHVCAVDIDDGKLAHAKRLGADVMVNARDEDPIAAVKKATGGGAHGVLITAPSLGAFKQGVGMTRKHGTCVLVGLPPGEFPTPLFDVVANCITIKGSFVGTRRDMAEALAFAADGKVKADIELQPLSAINDVFHRLAHGDVPSRVVLEFNSH, from the coding sequence ATGAAAAGCAAAATGCAGGCCGCTGTTGTCGAAGCGTTCGGCAAGCCACTGGTGCTGAAGGAAGTCGACATCCCAACGCCCGGGACGGGACAGGTGCTGGTCAGGACCGAGGCCTGCGGCGTTTGTCATACCGATTTGCATGCGGCAAACGGGGACTGGCCTTTGAAGCCGACGTTGCCTTTCATCCCGGGTCACGAGGGTATCGGCATAGTCACCGCCATCGGCGCGGGTGTCACGGCCGTGAATGAAGGGGACCGCGTTGGCGTGCCCTGGCTCTATTCCGCTTGTGGACATTGCGAATATTGCCTCGCGGCACGCGAACCCGTTTGTGCGGAAGCGCAGTTCGGCGGCTACACTAAAAACGGTGGCTTCGCCGAATACATCCTCGCGGACCCCAACTACGTAGCGCGCATACCGGCGCATCTCGCCGCCCGGGACGCGGCCCCGCTTATTTGCGCCGGCATCACGTCTTACAAGGGCATCAAGGAAACGCAGGCCCGTCCGGGCGAATGGGTCGTCATTTCAGGCGTCGGAGGCCTGGGACATTTAGGTATCCAGTACGCCAAGGCCATGGGTCTGCACGTGTGCGCGGTCGACATCGACGACGGCAAGCTCGCCCACGCCAAACGTCTGGGCGCGGACGTGATGGTCAATGCTCGGGACGAAGATCCGATCGCCGCCGTCAAGAAGGCCACCGGTGGTGGCGCTCATGGTGTGTTGATTACCGCACCATCGCTGGGAGCGTTCAAACAGGGTGTAGGCATGACCCGCAAGCACGGAACCTGTGTTTTGGTGGGCTTGCCGCCGGGCGAATTCCCGACCCCGTTGTTCGACGTGGTAGCCAACTGCATCACGATCAAGGGCTCGTTCGTCGGCACTCGCCGCGACATGGCCGAAGCACTCGCCTTTGCCGCCGACGGCAAGGTGAAGGCGGATATCGAGTTGCAGCCGCTATCGGCGATCAACGACGTGTTCCATCGGCTGGCCCATGGCGACGTTCCTTCGCGCGTGGTGCTAGAGTTTAATAGTCACTGA
- a CDS encoding universal stress protein: MYKRILVAIDGSETSVLALDAALQIARDTDAELQPVYIIDAPLMAYDAPGYDPSILRAALTKEGTRVTNEALAKMHLQKTRGVARIAEVDLYGDGIAQRLLVAADELKADLVVMGTHGRRGFQRFLLGSVAERFVRMATCPVLLVPAPHPGHPGALNAAAPAAVESVENSL; encoded by the coding sequence GTGTATAAGCGCATCCTGGTTGCAATCGACGGAAGCGAGACGTCCGTCCTGGCGCTCGACGCAGCTTTGCAGATCGCCCGCGATACCGACGCCGAACTGCAGCCCGTCTATATCATCGACGCACCGTTGATGGCCTACGACGCACCCGGCTACGATCCGTCGATCCTGCGCGCGGCGTTGACCAAAGAAGGAACGCGAGTAACGAACGAAGCGCTCGCGAAAATGCATCTGCAAAAAACCAGAGGCGTCGCGCGGATCGCCGAGGTCGACCTGTATGGCGACGGCATTGCACAACGCCTGCTGGTTGCGGCAGACGAGCTGAAAGCCGATCTTGTGGTGATGGGTACCCACGGGCGCCGAGGCTTCCAGAGATTCTTGCTGGGAAGCGTTGCCGAGCGTTTCGTCAGAATGGCAACGTGTCCAGTCCTGCTCGTCCCCGCTCCGCATCCGGGTCATCCAGGTGCCCTCAACGCCGCAGCGCCTGCTGCAGTTGAATCCGTCGAAAATTCGCTCTGA
- a CDS encoding chemotaxis protein CheB → MPASIVRQASLSRPRSKRKPLSDVGLPSPSDELFVVGVGASAGGLDACRKLVEALPPTTAAAWIFVQHLDPAHESMLVSLLASHTRMTVLQAADGMLIEPEHLYIIAPGTYLSVADGVLRSSIPQARHGARLPFDFLLHSLAKEYGPQAACVVLSGTGADGSLGLKAIKEQGGMIIAQDPHEAASDGMPLSAIATGAVDRVLPLAKIPEALMEYRRRMPSRDLAGEESGQGAGPAWLAPIIELLRTRTDHDFTLYKRGTLERRIERRRAMAAVETRNMASYIEVLVNDPVELELLAKDILINVTQFFRDPKVFELLSKTVVPELVRLHAPGQDIRIWIAGCSTGEETYSLAMLFLEEIAASRRGIKLQVFASDADPDALSKAREGLYPETIEADVSPVRLANYFIREGSNYRVLPDLRSMVVFTAHDVLVDPPFSRLDMVSCRNLLIYLNPEAQTKVVSLFHFALRDGGILLLGSAETVGKPDGRFEILSKSERIYRHTGHGRSHNVGFSMNSTNAVRIASRQEQGHAISRQSVMAELCRRLVIQSHAPATVLISRNHECIYSVGPTDRYLHVASGPPTQDILAMASQDVRSRLRLALQRARQGNARVVVVGGTTVQNGNVVSFKLDVQPVSNDGEEMFLVSFVDDPHHDRQIRTTITITPEDVPRVAELESELEATKAELASAIRSLEIISEDHKVVNEEALSVNEEYQSTNEELLTSKEELQALNEELTALNSQLQETLERQRTTSNDLQNVLYSTEVATLFLDMQLNIRFFTPATRSLFNVLPGDIGRPLRDLSSLAADDDLIADTRTVLATSVVSEREIQAQTGIWFIRRILPYRTEDNRVEGVVITFTDITERKLVKNSLREAKRLADQANNAKSRFLAAASHDLRQPLQALVLLQGSLANAVEGDVAKKMVERLEHILSSMSGMLNALLDINQIEAGTVHAELVSFPIGELLDQMKDEFSDRTLPSNLTFRVAPCSLLIKSDPHLLMQVIRNLLSNAFKYTKRGRVLLGCRRKGDRLRIEIWDTGIGIPNDELKAIFDEYHQLDNAARERSRGLGLGLSIANRLADLLGDRITVRSQPGKGSVFSIEVALAPVETSAPTKGDDACIGEVSIPEANAHNGSILVIEDDPEVRDLIGSILKAQGYDAGTASDGVEGLELVLQHTMQPDLILADYNLPGGMNGLQVVAGVRKIAQREIPAIILTGDISLETLRDIAQGKCLHLNKPVKVGDLIKAIEGLMDASRDSIAQPASAPSARPAGSTSSVVYLVDDDQFVRAEIRQTLEDDGRAVEDYDSCEAFLEAYKPGREACLLVDAYLPGMKGVDLLKLLHGRGDRLPAIMITGNSDVSVAVQAMKEGASDFIEKPIGTAELLESVGRAFEQLVNSQKLYAWREAAANHISGLTPRQHQIMDLVLAGCPSKIIAADLGISQRTVENHRALIMKKTGSRSLPALTRLALAAQLAQTNGVDEPPCTG, encoded by the coding sequence ATGCCTGCAAGTATCGTCCGTCAGGCTAGCCTTTCTCGACCCAGGTCGAAGCGCAAGCCACTTTCAGACGTTGGTCTCCCTTCTCCGAGTGACGAGCTTTTTGTCGTCGGAGTCGGCGCATCGGCGGGCGGGCTCGACGCGTGCCGCAAGCTTGTCGAAGCGTTGCCACCGACAACGGCCGCAGCATGGATCTTCGTCCAGCACCTCGATCCGGCTCACGAGAGCATGTTGGTGAGTTTGCTCGCCAGTCATACACGGATGACTGTCCTGCAAGCGGCAGACGGTATGTTGATTGAGCCGGAGCACCTTTACATTATTGCCCCGGGTACCTATTTATCCGTGGCCGACGGAGTGTTGCGCAGTTCCATTCCACAAGCGCGTCATGGTGCACGGCTGCCCTTTGACTTCCTGCTGCATTCACTCGCGAAAGAGTACGGCCCACAGGCAGCGTGCGTTGTCCTGTCCGGAACCGGTGCGGATGGCAGTCTCGGTTTGAAGGCGATCAAGGAGCAAGGCGGAATGATCATCGCCCAGGATCCGCACGAAGCAGCATCCGATGGAATGCCGCTGAGCGCGATTGCCACCGGCGCGGTGGACCGGGTGCTGCCGTTAGCAAAAATCCCGGAAGCGCTGATGGAGTACCGGCGGCGAATGCCAAGCCGGGATCTGGCTGGCGAGGAGTCAGGCCAGGGCGCCGGGCCGGCGTGGCTGGCTCCGATCATTGAGCTGTTACGCACCAGAACTGACCACGATTTCACACTCTACAAGCGCGGCACGCTGGAGCGTCGAATCGAGCGCCGCCGCGCGATGGCCGCAGTCGAGACGCGCAACATGGCGAGCTACATTGAGGTTCTTGTTAACGACCCTGTCGAACTGGAACTTCTCGCCAAAGACATTCTGATCAACGTCACGCAATTTTTTCGCGATCCAAAGGTTTTTGAATTACTGTCGAAAACCGTTGTGCCCGAGCTTGTTCGCCTTCATGCGCCGGGTCAGGATATCCGCATCTGGATCGCGGGGTGCAGCACGGGAGAGGAAACCTATTCGCTTGCCATGCTTTTTCTCGAGGAGATCGCAGCCTCGAGACGCGGCATCAAGCTGCAGGTCTTTGCTTCGGATGCCGATCCGGATGCGCTTTCCAAGGCTCGCGAAGGTCTGTATCCGGAGACCATTGAGGCCGATGTCTCACCAGTTCGTCTGGCCAATTACTTCATCAGGGAAGGGAGCAACTATAGGGTATTACCCGATCTCCGGTCGATGGTGGTGTTCACTGCCCATGATGTGCTCGTGGACCCGCCATTTTCCCGGCTTGACATGGTCTCGTGCCGCAACCTGCTTATTTACCTGAATCCTGAAGCCCAGACAAAGGTCGTGTCCCTTTTCCACTTCGCATTGCGCGACGGCGGCATTCTTCTGCTCGGTAGTGCAGAGACTGTCGGAAAACCTGACGGCCGTTTCGAGATACTTTCAAAGTCAGAGCGTATTTACCGGCATACGGGTCATGGCAGGTCGCACAACGTCGGCTTTTCGATGAACTCGACCAACGCGGTCCGCATCGCCTCCCGGCAAGAGCAGGGACACGCCATCTCTCGCCAGTCCGTCATGGCGGAGCTATGCCGGCGGCTGGTCATACAGTCGCATGCGCCGGCCACCGTCCTGATCAGCCGCAATCATGAGTGCATTTATTCCGTCGGACCCACCGACCGGTATCTGCATGTCGCGTCAGGCCCTCCCACTCAGGACATCCTGGCAATGGCCTCGCAGGATGTGCGCAGCAGGCTCAGGCTCGCCCTTCAGCGTGCGAGGCAGGGAAATGCGCGTGTCGTGGTGGTGGGGGGCACGACGGTGCAAAACGGTAACGTGGTGAGTTTCAAGCTGGATGTTCAGCCTGTCTCGAACGATGGCGAGGAGATGTTCCTGGTGTCCTTTGTCGATGACCCGCATCACGATCGTCAGATCAGGACGACCATCACCATCACGCCGGAGGACGTGCCTCGGGTTGCAGAACTTGAGAGTGAGCTCGAGGCGACGAAAGCGGAGCTCGCGAGTGCAATCCGAAGCCTCGAGATAATCAGCGAGGACCACAAGGTGGTCAACGAGGAGGCGTTGTCGGTTAACGAGGAATACCAATCGACCAACGAGGAGCTGCTGACATCAAAAGAGGAATTGCAGGCGTTGAACGAGGAGCTGACTGCCCTCAACAGCCAGCTGCAAGAGACCCTGGAACGGCAGCGCACGACGTCTAACGATCTTCAGAACGTCTTGTATAGCACTGAGGTAGCTACGCTCTTCCTGGATATGCAGCTCAATATCCGATTTTTCACCCCTGCGACAAGATCGCTGTTCAACGTCCTCCCGGGCGACATAGGCCGGCCATTGCGAGATCTTAGTTCGTTGGCCGCAGATGACGATCTTATTGCTGACACGCGAACCGTGCTGGCGACGTCCGTGGTGTCGGAGCGTGAGATACAGGCTCAAACCGGTATATGGTTTATCCGTCGGATCTTGCCGTACCGAACGGAGGACAACCGGGTGGAGGGCGTTGTCATAACGTTTACGGACATCACCGAGCGCAAGCTGGTAAAGAACTCGTTGAGGGAAGCCAAACGGCTTGCGGATCAGGCCAATAATGCGAAGTCGCGATTCCTGGCTGCGGCGAGTCACGACCTGCGCCAGCCGCTGCAAGCGCTTGTGCTGCTGCAAGGTTCCCTGGCGAACGCAGTGGAGGGCGACGTCGCCAAGAAGATGGTCGAGCGTCTCGAGCATATCCTGAGTTCAATGTCCGGCATGTTGAACGCGTTGCTGGACATCAACCAGATCGAAGCCGGAACCGTTCACGCGGAGCTCGTCAGTTTTCCGATTGGCGAGCTTCTCGATCAGATGAAAGATGAGTTCAGCGATCGTACGCTTCCGTCGAACCTCACCTTCCGTGTTGCCCCCTGTAGTCTCTTGATTAAAAGCGATCCGCATTTGCTGATGCAGGTGATTCGTAACCTGCTGTCCAACGCCTTCAAGTACACGAAGCGAGGGCGCGTGTTGTTGGGTTGCCGCCGCAAGGGCGATAGACTGCGCATCGAAATCTGGGACACAGGTATTGGCATTCCGAACGATGAGCTAAAAGCAATATTCGACGAGTACCACCAGTTGGACAACGCGGCGCGTGAACGCAGCCGGGGATTGGGTCTTGGTCTGTCGATAGCAAATCGCCTGGCCGATCTCCTGGGCGATCGGATAACCGTGCGTTCCCAGCCTGGCAAGGGCTCCGTTTTCTCGATCGAAGTCGCGCTTGCACCGGTCGAAACGAGTGCACCGACGAAGGGCGATGATGCGTGTATTGGCGAAGTTTCAATACCCGAGGCGAACGCACACAACGGCTCAATCCTCGTTATCGAGGACGACCCTGAGGTGCGAGACTTGATTGGATCGATACTCAAGGCGCAGGGTTATGACGCAGGGACGGCATCGGACGGTGTAGAGGGGTTGGAACTCGTGCTACAGCACACCATGCAACCCGACCTCATCCTGGCGGACTACAACCTGCCCGGCGGCATGAATGGGCTTCAGGTTGTCGCCGGCGTTCGCAAAATCGCCCAACGGGAGATCCCGGCGATCATCTTGACGGGTGACATATCGCTGGAGACACTGCGCGACATTGCCCAGGGGAAATGCCTTCACCTTAACAAACCGGTGAAAGTAGGTGATCTCATCAAGGCGATCGAAGGTCTCATGGATGCTTCCCGCGATTCAATCGCACAGCCGGCTTCAGCGCCTTCTGCGAGGCCGGCGGGATCGACGTCGTCCGTCGTATACTTAGTCGATGACGACCAGTTTGTCCGGGCGGAAATTCGGCAAACCCTTGAGGACGACGGACGCGCTGTTGAGGACTACGACTCCTGTGAGGCTTTTCTGGAAGCTTACAAACCGGGAAGAGAGGCATGTCTTCTGGTCGATGCCTATCTGCCGGGTATGAAAGGAGTCGATCTGCTTAAGCTACTGCATGGCAGGGGTGACCGCTTGCCTGCGATCATGATCACGGGGAATAGTGACGTCAGCGTGGCGGTACAGGCGATGAAGGAAGGTGCTTCAGATTTCATCGAAAAGCCGATAGGCACAGCCGAGTTGCTCGAAAGCGTGGGACGTGCGTTTGAACAGTTGGTAAATTCACAAAAACTGTATGCATGGCGTGAGGCTGCGGCGAATCACATCTCCGGCCTGACACCAAGACAACACCAGATAATGGATCTAGTGCTTGCGGGATGCCCTAGTAAAATTATTGCCGCGGACCTTGGTATTAGTCAGCGTACGGTCGAGAATCATCGGGCGTTGATCATGAAAAAAACCGGCTCAAGGTCTCTGCCGGCTCTGACTCGGCTCGCGCTTGCAGCGCAACTGGCGCAGACCAATGGGGTAGATGAACCGCCTTGCACTGGGTAG